In the Deltaproteobacteria bacterium genome, GATATTGCCGTTAAATGTTGGAAGGACCTCGCTTGCATGCTCTACGGCGGATGCGTTGAGGTCGATCCCGAATGGGATGGCTCCAGGGACTTGATTGACGATTTTCGCCAGAAGCGCTCCGTTTCCGCAGCCCAAATCCAATATGGATCCGCCAGCGTTGCCGAGCGTCGCGATCGCCAACTTCACAATGGGGTCATGGGCGCGATCCATTGCAAAACGAGTAGCGAAACCGTTATCGCGGTTATACCACTCCGGAAGAATGGTTGCTGACGGCTGCCGTATCGATTCCCGATTATCGAGTCGACGGGGAGCGGATGCTTTCCTCTGCTTTTTCGGGGGACTCGAATAAGGGAACCGGAGTCCTTGGGCACCCTCACGAGGAAACGAGCGCCCCTTCCAGCGAACAGTATGGATTGCACCCGTTGAGTCGGTTGTTGTAGAAACCTTGACGACGGGGGTTAATATTTCGGCAACTCCATGCAATGCGGACCACTCCACTGGCCAGTTCAATATTTCTTCTATCCAGTCCATCTCTTCACCACAGCCTATTTTGCGCCCTAAGGCCAACATGTCTTTGCCTGTGCGAATGCTATCAGGACAATCGAATTTGCAGGGCAGGTGCGGGACAGCGCGGACGCCAATCCAGCGCCACAGAATATTCGCGAAAGGGGGACCGTCCATGCTGATTTCGACGGAAGTCACATCCCGTTCAACTGCCTTGGTGTTAGTTGCCATCGCCCAAGTGGTGTCAACACAGGAATGATCCACCCAGACACGCCGAAAGAAAGACCGGCAGCAGGCAGGATAGCCGAGCAGCGCACCGATAGCGTCATCGTCCCGATTGTCCCAGGCGCGCCCAAGCTCGCGGAGGTCTTCCGGAATTGCGACTCCAAGGCGGATTCTTGGGGTGTTGCCTTGCCGGGTTGGAGGAGGAGTAGCTGAATAAGTACAGGAAGCTTGACCTTCCAGGGCAAGCGGTAGTATGGCCAGGCGGTGCTCGCTCCAGCGACGACATTCTTTCACGCATGCATCCAAGGAAAGTGAAGTGATAAACGCGCGCCGAATCCCGGCGGCAACGGACTGCCAACAAACTTCGTTCCATGCATCCGAAATTCGCTGGAGGCGCGGGCTCCAAATCCGATTCGCCTCGCCGCTTACCCACGCTGTGCGCGTGAAATCGGGTAGAACAAAATTGATGCGATCTATGATTCGCATGCGGCTCGCAGTCGCTTCAGCTCGTTCTGGATATCTCCTAGCAGTGAGCTCGGCGAATTCCTGTCTTTCTTGTTCGAATCCTGTTTCCCAAGAATTGCAGCCATCGTGACCTGTTTCCCTCGCGCCCACGATTCAATATGTGCCCTCTCAAGCGCAGTACGCTCCAAGGAAGCGGATAACGGTTTTTTCCCTGTGCGAATCAACTCGCGTTCAAGCACTTTGTATACGCCCTTCCATACCTCGCAGTGTTCAGTCCGATTGCGCCAGTCTCCGCCAATGGCGGTTCCAGGACAGTTTCCTTTGCACATGAGAAAAAAACGGCAACCGCTGCATCCGCCGTTCTCCTGGGGTGTATGAAAGAGGGCCAGGTATCTTTCATAACCAACGCAGGGAGCTTTTACGAAGTCGATCCCATCCTTATTGGTGCGCCCACAGTTGCTGCGCTGGCCCTGGCCTTCGACACCGCGCACTGCAGATGTCGTGTAGGGATCGCAACCTGCCCAGATGCAAGTGACCTTGTCGTCCTGGCCCATTAGCATACGTCGCATATCATTAAAAATATCGAAACGGAGACACCGCAAGGTCCGCTCTACTTCCAATAATTTCAGCAGGACTTGCGTGTTTTCATCCTCGGTTAGGCCGTACAGACTGCGAATTTCCGGGTTCTCGCTCTCGAGAAGGTGAAGGCGCACGGAACGTACGCCACGAGTCTCGAGATATCGGATCCAATCAATTAACACCGGTAGACGGTCAACTGTTGCGTTGTCTTTGTGCAAGGTAATGATCAGGCTCGGAGGGATTCCTTCGTCGCAGAGGCGTTCAATGGCTTGCTCGGTGAGGGCAGTTGCTTTTCTGGTCTTAGAGAGAGTGCCGTTCCAGCGCACATCGTTGAGCGGCCCTGGACCATCGATGGAAATTCCCACTTGGACACGATATGACTTGAACAGTCGAATGTGCCCGTCTGTGATAAGCACCCCATTCGTCTGTATGCCATTCCTCCTGAATTGAGCCAATCCCCATGCCCACAGATTCTCGAGGTCTTCAAGGGGTACCAATAGCGGTTCCCCGCCGAAAATGCTGAATGCTCCCCCTTCGGCCAGTATTGCTTTCTTCATCAGGTCGATGTCGTATGGTCGAGTCGAGTGGCCCACATCACGCTGCGGATTCTGATAGCAGTACTGACAGCCAATGTTGCAATGGACGCCAAGAGGCCTTACTTCAATTGTCATTCGGGTTTTCCAACGTCAGGTTTGTTCACTTGATTCTCGAGCAACACAATTCGTCGTTCGAGCTTTTTCATTTGATCCGCGACCTCCTGTACAACTCGGCCCATCTCGGCACTTGCCAATCTCATCTGTTGGCCAAACACCTTCGCGAGCTGCTCTTCACCACTTGAGAGATTTCCTTGGAGAGCAGTTACCAGCAGTTCCAAGCGCGTAATTACAGGAAGGAAGTCACGAAGGGGGGGTTGATCAATAACGTCAAAATGACCGCTATCAAGGTGGGAGAAATCGACATGTTGATGATCATGATGGGATAGATCCGAGTGAACGGCATCAAAGTGGACAGGGCCACCACCCTGATCATCATGCGGCATGGCATCGTCGGCGTGGTCGACATCATCATGGACATCATCGTGGACATCAAAATGATCGTGATGATCCTCGTGATCCTGGTGTAAGTCATAGTGATAATCGTTATGAACGTCATCATGGGCTTGGTCGTCGTGTCTTTCGTCATCATGGCCATGATCGCCGTGAACATCACCGAATGAGTCGTCGTGACTGTCAGTATGGTAAGCATCCTGATGCGGATTGTGGTCGTAGTGCCCCCAAGTATGGACATGAGATGGTCCTGGGAAATGGGTGAAGGGATCGATCCAGCGTACGGTGGAATCCGTTTTTTTAGAAACGATACGACCTGGGCGAGAACGATGCTTGTTGTTTTCGCTTGGCATGGCTGGATGTCCCTTCCTTACGGAATTCCGGTCCCGTCCCCGCGGGGCGGCTCCCCAGGCTGACGCGACCCCTGCGGTAGGCGTTGCCTCCTCCCCGTCTGACGTTACGATGCAGGAGACCCCAGCGGACCGGTAGTTGGCAGCCGCGGGCGGGGCTGCTCGGTCGGCGGCAACCTCGCTTCGAACCCCGCGTGTGAACTATGTAACCGCCACTTCTTGCGGTGTCGGCGTCAATTGAATGATGTTCGAGCAAGAAGTGGCGGTCCCAGCGGGGTTCGAACCCGCGTTTTCGCCGTGAGAGGGCGGTGTCCTGGGCCACTAGACGATGGGACCGCGATGGCTGGGGAGCCAGGGTTCGAACCTGGAAACCGTGGGTCAGAGCCACGTGTGATTCCGTCCGTTTCACCACTCCCCAACGGAAAAGACAGGCTACCCGATGGCCGCGCTTTCCGTCAAGCGCCAATCCGGCCGGCGGCGGCCTTCAGGCGACGCACGACCTCTTCCTTCCCGAGGATCTCCATCACGTCGAACAGCCCCGGGGACGCGGTCCCCCCGGTGAGCGCCACCCGGATCGGCTGGTGGACCTTCAGGTTCCCGCCCCTCCGCTCGACGACCCGGCGCAACGCCTCCTCCATCGCCTCGTGCGAGAACGGATCGAGCGCGGAAAAGGCGTCCGCGATCTCGCCCAGAACCGGCGCGATCTCCGGCGCAAGGAACTTCGCTGCCGCCTTCGGATCGGCCGGCTTCTCCCGGAAGTAGTATTCGGACGCCTCCGCCATCTCCTCCAGCGTGCGGGCCCGCTCCTGCAGGGAGCGGACGATGGCCGTGAGGCGCGGGGACGGCGTCGCTCCGATGCCGCGCTTCGCGAGGAAGGGGACGAGCAGCGCCGCGATCCGGCCGGGGTCGGACGCCTTGATGTAATGGGCGTTCACGCTCTGCAGCTTGTCGAGGTTGAACTTCGACGGCGACCGTCCGACGTGCTCGAGGGAGAAGTGGCGGATCATCTCCTCCTCGGAGAAGATCTCCTGGTCGCCGTGTCCCCACCCGAGGCGGACGAGGTAGTTCACCATCGCTTCCGGCAGGTACCCCTTCTCCCGGTACGCCGTGACCGACACGTCGTCCTGCCGCTTCGACAGCTTTCCCCCCTCCATGCCGTGGATCAGCGGGAAGTGGCCGAACGACGGCAGCGGGTAGCCGAGCGCCTCGTAGAGGAGGAGCTGCTTCGGCGTGTTGTTCAGGTGGTCGTCCCCGCGCAGCACGTGGGTGATCCCCATCGACGCGTCGTCCACCACGACCACGAAGTTGTACGTCGGCGACCCGTCGGTTCGCAGGAGCACCAGGTCGTCCAGCTCGGAGTTTTCGTACGCCACGTCGCCGCGCAGCAGGTCGTGCACCACGGTCCGGCCCGCATCGGGCGCCCGGAACCGCACGACGTGCGGCTTCCCGGCGACCGCCTCCGGCGACAGGGCGCGGCACCGGCCGTCGTAGCGCGGCTTCTCCTTCCGCGAAGCCATCTCCTCGCGGCGCGCGTCGAGCTCCTCCTTCGTGCAGACGCACCGGTACGCCTTCCCCTCCGCGAGGAGGCGGTCCGCCTCCTTCCGGTAGAGACCCACCCGCTCCATCTGGAAGTGCGGCCCCTCGTCCCAGGTGATCCCCAGCCAGGTCATTCCGTCGAGGATCGCCCGGACCGCCTCGGGCGTGGACCGCTCCTGGTCGGTGTCCTCGATCCGGAGGATGAACCTCCCGCCCGCGTTCCGCGCGAAGAGCCGGTTGAACAGGGCGGTGCGGGCGCCCCCGATGTGGAGGAACCCGGTCGGGCTGGGCGCGAAGCGCGTCACCACTTGCGGCATCTGCGTTGCCTCGTTTCCGAAAGGGGGATCCGGGGGCGGCGGGGAAGGGCGTCTTCAGGCGAAGGCGAGGCCCGCGTAGCCGACCACCTGGTCGAAATCCCGGCTGACCTCGCCGGAAGTCGCGTATTTTACCAGACGCGCCGAAGTCGCGCCAAGCGCCTTCGCGGCGAAAAGGACCACCGTGGCGGGGATCACCCCGCACATCGATATCCTCTCGGAGCGGACCGTCCGGTAGAGCCCCTCGGGATCGAGCGAGAGCATCCGGTCGATCGCCATCCGGTCCTTCTTCCGCGCCACGGCTTCCGGTACATAGTGCGACATGTCGGAGCTTGCCACCAGGAGAGGCCGGTCGTCCATTCCTTCGACCGCCTTCGCCGCCGCTTCGCCCAGGTCCCGGCACTCCTCGAGGGTGAGGCGGCCGAGCGCCACCGGGACGAAGCGGAATTCCGGCCGGAACCGGCGGAGGAACGGGAGCTGCACCTCGAGCGAGTGCTCCCGGGCGTGGGCCAGGGCGTCCTCCCGGAGCATCGGCGCCCCTTTTTTCAGGCGGTCGGCCAGCTCCCCGTCCACGGCGACGTCGCCCCAGGGCATCCTCCACGATCCGCGGGAGATGATCGCGGCCTCTTCACCGAGCCCGGTGTGGTTCGGGCCGAAAATGACGGAAACCGCCGGAATCCGGATGGAGGAGTACACCTCCCCGGCGACTCCCCCGGAGTAGACGTACCCGGCGTGGGGGGAAACGATCCCGATCACGGGCGTCTTTCCCTCGATATCCCGGGTAAGCTCCCCGACCGCCTTCGAAAGCCCGGAAGGCGTACCTGGATAAAACTGACCGGCCACCGCGGCCATCCGATTCATGTCCCCATGATACACCGGGAGGGGAATATTCGGCGATTGACAGGGAACGCCGCGTTGCCTATAGTGTTTCCTTTAATTTAAGGGAAATTCCCACTTTGTACATCCGTGTGTCCGAAATACCCGGGGGCGGTCTCGACGTTTTCGCATCCCGGGGAAGGGCGTGGATCCCCCGCGTTATCGAAGGGATGGATCCGTCTCCCTTGAATTCGTGCCGGGTCGTCGACGCCGACCTCGTCCTGACCGTGGACGCCGGCGACATCCTGGCCGACGGGTCGTTCTCGGCCGAGGGAGAGGCTCCGTGCGACCGGTGCACCGAGCCGGTCGCGGTCCGGTTCGGGAAGACGTTCAACATCCTGTTGACGCCGAGGAACCGCGGCCCCGCCGGTTCGGGGCCGATCGAACTGCGGGAAGAGGACCTCGACGTCGGGTATTACGACGGCACGGGGGTGGAGGTCGGCGACATCTTCTGGGAGCAGGTGGCCCTGGAGATCCCCGTGAAGGTCGTCTGCTCCGAGGATTGCCGCGGGGTGTGCCCGGCCTGCGGGGCGAACCGGAACCGGGAGGCTTGCTCCTGCGGGGCGCAGGATTCGCCGGGCCCGTTCGACGTGTTGAAGAACCTGAAAGGGAAAAAGGAGTAGACCATGCCGAATCCGAAACGACGCGGATCCAAATGCCGCAGGGACAAGCGGCGCACCCACAAGAAACTCTCCCAGCCGGCCGTGAGCACCTGCCCCCAGTGCAAGTCGATCAAGCGGCCCCATGCCGTCTGTCCGACGTGCGGGACCTACAAGGGCCGGGAAGTCATAGCGAAAACCGAAGCCTGACACCCGCTTCCCTCCGATGAAAATCGCCGTGGATGCCATGGGGGGGGACCACGCCCCGCGCGAGGTCGTCCGCGGCGCCGTCCTGGCCGCCCGGGAATACTCCCTCTCCCTGATCCTGGTGGGCCAGGAGGACCGGATCCGCCAGGAGCTGGCGGGGATCGACTCCTCCGGCGCCGCGATCGAGGTGGTCCACGCCTCCGAGGTCGTGGAGATGTGCGACGTCCCCGGCAAGGCGCTCCGGAAGAAGAAGGACTCGTCGATCCGCGTGGGCCTTTCGCTGGTCTCCGCCGGGAAGGCGTCCTCCTTCGTGAGCGCGGGGAACTCGGGCGCCGTGATGGCGGGCGGGCTCCTCATCCTCCGGCGCATCCGCGGGGTCGACCGGCCCGCGATCGGCGCGACCATCCCGACACCGCACGGCCCCATCGTCCTGATCGACGCGGGGGCGAACGTCGACTGCAAGCCGGCGCACCTGCTCCAGTTCGGGCACATGGGCGAGGCGTACTCCCGGAAGATCCTGGGGATCGCCGGCCCCCGGGTGGCCGTCGTGAGCATCGGGGAAGAGGACTCCAAGGGGACCGATCTCACGCGGGACACCTGCGACCTGTTCCGGAAGACCGGACTCCGGTTCGTGGGGAACCTGGAGGGGCGCGACTTCTTCTGCGGCAAGGCGGACGTCTTCGTCTGCGACGGGTTCGTCGGGAACGTGGCGCTGAAGACGATGGAGGGGATGGTCCAGGCGCTGGGTACGTTCTTGAAATCGGAAATCAGGAAGTCGACGATGGCCCAGGTGGGCGCGCTGCTGGCCGAGCGAGCGCTGCGGACGGTCCGGAGCCGGATGGACTACGCGGAGTACGGCGGCGCTCCGCTCCTCGGGGTGCGCGGCGGGGTCGTCATCTGCCACGGGTCGTCCGACGAACGGGCGATCAAGAACGCGATCCGGGCCGCCGGGTCCCTCGCCCGGGCGGGGGTCGGGGACGAGATCGCGCGCTCGATCGCGTCGCGCGGGCACGCCCCGGCGACTCCGGCCGCGCAACCGTAACCGGAAAGGGGAGGAAGACGTGGGATCGAAGATCATCGGTCTGGGGATGCACGCCCCGCCGAAGCGGCTGACCAACACCGACCTGGAAAAGATGGTCGAAACGAACGACAGCTGGATCACGGAGCGCACGGGCGTCAAGTCCCGGCGGATCGCGGAGCTGGGCGCCGCGAACTCCGACATCGCGCTCGAGGCCTCCCGGAAGGCGCTGGCGGACGCGGGGGTCAAGGCGGACGACATCGACCTGATCGTCGTCGGCACCTGCACGCCGGACATGCCGCTGCCGTCGACCGCGTGCTTCCTCCAGATGAAGCTGGGCGCCCGGAACGCCTTCGCCCTCGACCTGAACGCGGCGTGCTCCGGATTCCTCTACGCGCTTTCGGTGGCCGACTCCCTGATCCGGGCCGGACGAGGGAAGAAGGCGCTCGTCCTCGGCTCCGAGATCCTCTCCTCGATCACCGACTACACGGACCGCGCCACCTGCATCCTCTTCGGGGACGGCAGCGGGGCGGTGGTCCTCTCCGAGTGCCCGGACGGGGAGGGGGTCCTGTCGTGCCACCTCCACTCCGACGGGAACCTTTGGGAGCTGATCCACTGTCCCGGCGGCGGCACCGTCCACCCGCTGACCCCCGACCTCATCTCGCGGCGGATGATCTACATCCGCATGATGGGGAACGAGACGTTCAAGCACGCCGTCACCAAGCTGGGCGAAGTGTCGTTGAAGGCGCTTTCGCACAACGGCTACCGGGTGGACGACGTCGCGCTCTTCATCCCCCACCAGGCGAACCTGCGGATCATCACCGCGGTCGGAAAACGGATCGGCATCCCGCCCGAGCGCGTATTCGTCAACCTCGAGAAGTACGGGAACACCTCCGCCGCCTCGGTCCCGATCGCGCTCGCGGAGGCGAAGGCGCAAGGCAGGATCCGTCCCGGCGACCTCGTCCTTCTGGCGGCGTTCGGCGCGGGGCTCACGTGGGGCTCCGCCCTGGTGAGGATGTAGGAAGCGCCATGGGAATCGCGCTGCTCTTCCCGGGCCAGGCGTCGCAGTTTCCGGGGATGGGGAAGGATCTTCACGACGCGTACGCCGCCGCGCGGGAGGTGTTTCTGGAGGCGTCCGACGCGTTGTCGCTGGACGTCGCCGCCCTGTGCTTCCGCGGCACGGAGGAGGAGCTCCGCCGGACGGAGAACACGCAGCCCGCCATCTTCACGGTGAGCGTCGCCGCGTTCCGGGCGCTTTCGGCCGAGACCGGCATCCGCCCGCTGTGCGCGGCCGGGCATTCCCTCGGGGAGTACTCCGCGCTGGTGGCGGCCGGCGCGCTGCCGCTCCGCGAGGCGGTTCGCGCTCTCCGGTCCAGAGGCAGGTACATGCAGGACGCGGTCCCGGCGGGGGAAGGGGCGATGGCGGCGATCATCGGGCTCCCCCCGGAAAAGGTGGAGGAGGCGTGCCGCGCGGGGTCCGCCCTCGGCGTGGTCTCCGCGGCGAACTTCAACGGGGGGGACCAGATCGTCATCTCGGGCGGCGGGAAGGCGGTGGCCGCCGCGTGCGAGGCGGCGAAAGCCGCCGGGGCGAAGCGCGCGCTCCCGCTGCCGGTGAGCGCGCCGTTCCACTGCGCCCTGATGGAACCCGCGGCCGGCCGCCTGGCCCCGGAGCTGCGCGCGATCCCGCAGGGGACGTTCCGCTTTCCGGTCGTCGCGAACGTGACGGCGGCGCCGTATGCCGAGGGCGATCCGGTGGCGGAGACGCTCGTCCGGCAGATCACGGCGCCCGTGCGGTGGGAGGAGTCGGTCCGCGCGATGCTCGGAATGGGTGCGACCGCGTTCCTCGAGGTGGGGCCGGGGAAAGTGCTGTCGGGGCTGGTCCGGAGGATCGCGAAGGACGCCGCGGCGGCGGCGTTCTGCGGCCCGGCCGACCTCGGCGCGGCGCGCGCCATCGCCGGGTGAACTTTTCCCTTGATGGGGTCGCGAGGTTGAGGGTATGAATTTCGGGATGGGGGGTGGCGCGATGCGTCTGTCGGGGAAGGTGGCGCTGGTCACGGGTTCCGCACGCGGGATCGGCCGGTCGATCGCGGAGCTGTTCAGCGCCGAGGGGGCGACCGTCGTGGTGAACGACGTCGGGAGCGACGCCGGAGCCCGCGAAACGCTTTCGGCGCTTACGGCGGCCGGCGGCAAAGGATCCGTGGAGATGTTCGACGTCTCCGACGCGGCGCAGGTGGACGCCGGGGTGAAGAACATCCTCGAGGCGCACGGCCGGATCGACGTGCTGGTGAACAACGCGGGGATCACGAAGGACAACCTGCTGCTGCGGCTGTCCGAGGACGATTTCGACGCGGTCCTGCGGGTCAACCTGAAGGGGACGTACCTGCTGACCCGGACGGTCACCCGGCACATGATGAAGCAGCGCAGCGGCCGGGTCATCAACCTCAGCTCGGTGGTCGGCATGATGGGGAACGCCGGGCAGTCCAACTACGCGGCGGCGAAGGCCGGGATCATCGGGTTCACGAAGGCGACCGCCCGGGAGCTGGCGTCCCGGAACATCACGGTGAACGCGATCGCGCCGGGATTCATCCGTACCGCGATGACGGCGGCACTTCCCGAGGCGGTGCAGAAGGCGTTCATGGCGCAGATCCCGCTCGGCCGGTTCGCCGAGCCGCGGGAAGTCGCGGAACTGGCGCTCTTTCTCGCGTCCGACGCGTCGTCCTACATCACCGGGCAGGTCGTCGGCATCAACGGCGGGATGTACATGTGAGAGTACAATATACGGAAAGGGAGGGACGAACATGTCGGTAGACAAGCGGGTCCGGGAAATCGTGGCGGAGCAGCTCGAGCGGGACGTGAACGAGGTCACCAACGAGGCGTCGTTCATCGACGACCTGGGCGCGGATTCCCTGGACATCGTCGAGCTGGTCATGAAGATGGAAGAGGAGTTCGGCATCGAGATCCCCGACGAGGAAGCCGAGAAGATCAAGACGGTCAACGACGTCGTCCAGTACATCACCGCCCACAAGAAGTAGGGGGCCGACGGAGCGGGATCCGCGACGGCGGCGGGCGGAAGGAGCGATATGCGCAGAGTGGTCGTAACGGGACTGGGGGCGGTGACCCCGCTGGGGATCGGCGTCGCTCCCACTTGGGAGGCCGCGCTGGCCGGGAAATCCGGCATCGGACGGATCACCCGGTTCGACGCGAAGGATTTCTCCACCACCATCGCCGCGGAGGTGAAGGGATTCCAGCCCGAGGATTTCATCGACCGGAAGGAAATCAAGCGGATGGACCCGTTCATCCATTACGCCATGGCCGCGGCCCACATGGCGATGGAGGACGCGGGTCTCGTCATCGACCCGGCGCTGGCGCCGAAGGCCGGCGTCTACCTGGGAAGCGGGCTCGGGGGGCTCTCCTCCCTCGAGCGGTACCACAAAGCGTACCTGCTGGAGGGGGGGCCCCGGAAGATCAGCCCGTTCTTCATCCCCATGCTCATCTCGAATCTCGCGCCCGGCCACATCGCGATGCGGTACGGCGCCAAGGGGCCCAACATCACCACGACGACGGCGTGCGCGGCGTCGAGCCACGCCATCGGAGAGGGGATGCACGCCGTCCGCAGCGGAATCTGCGACGTGGTGATCGCCGGCGGCGCCGAGGCCACCATCACCCCGCTCGGGCTGGGGGGGTTCTGCTCGATGAAGGCGCTCTCCGACCGGAACGACGACCCGGAGACCGCGTCCCGGCCGTTCGACAAGGACCGCGACGGCTTCGTGATGGGAGAGGGGTCGGCGATCCTCGTCCTCGAGGAGCTTGCGCACGCCCGGAACCGCGGCGCGAAGATCTACGCGGAGGTCCGGGGATACGGAGCGTCGGCCGACGCGCACCACGTGACCGCTCCCGCGCCCGGAGGGGAGGGCGCCGTCCGCGCGATGGCGGCCGCGCTCGCGGACGGCGGGGTTCCGGCGGACGCGGTGGACTACATCAACGCGCACGGGACGTCCACCCCCTACAACGACCTGTACGAGACGATGGCGATCCGCACCGTCTTCGGTGCGCGGGCGAAGGAGATCCCCGTCAGCTCCACGAAGTCGATGACGGGGCACCTCCTCGGGGCGGCCGGCGCGATCGAGGGGATGTTCTGCTCGCTCGCGATCCGCGACGGCGTCATCCCGCCGACGATGAACTACAAGACGCCGGATCCCGAGTGCGACCTCGATTACGTCCCCAACGCGGCGCGCCGGCAGCCGGTCCGTTTCGCGCTGTCCAATTCGTTCGGGTTCGGAGGAACGAACTCGGTGCTCCTCTTCGGCCGGTTCGAGGAGTAGCCCGTTGGCATTCCCTCCCCGCCGCGTCGTCGTCGCCTCGGACCACGCCGGAGTGGAGATGAAGCGTCGCCTGCGGGAGGCGCTCGCGGAGGCGGGGATCGACGCGGAAGACCTCGGAACGGGGTCGGGCGCCTCGGTCGACTACCCGGACTTCGCGACGGCGGTCGCCAAGCGCGTGTCCGCCGGGACGGCCGACGCGGGGGTCCTGGTGTGCGGCACCGGCCTCGGCATGTCCATCACCGCGAACCGGTTCCCCGGAGTCCGCGCGGCGCTGCTCTACGACGACACCGCGGCCCGGTTCGCCCGCCTCCACAACGACGCCAACGTCGCCGTGTTCGGCGCCCGGACGATGGCCGCGGAGGACGCCGTACGGCGGCTCCGGCTGTTCCTGTCGGAACCGTTCGAGGGGGGGCGCCACGAGGGACGCCTGGAGAAGATCCGGGGGATCGAGAACACCATCGCCGCCGGCCCGGGCCCCGGGACGGCCGGACAAGGAGAGCCGCGCATGTCCTTCCTCAAGCAGACCGACCCGGAGATCTACGAGGTCATCCGCAGGGAGACGGAACGCCAGGCGTACCGCCTGGAACTCATCGCCTCCGAGAATTTCGTGAGCGAGGCGGTCCTCGAGGCCACGGGGTCGGTCCTGACGAACAAGTACGCCGAGGGGTATCCCGGGAAACGGTATTACGGCGGGTGCGAATTCGTGGACCAGGCCGAGTCGCTGGCCATCGAGCGCGCGAAGAGGATCTTCGGGGCCGACCACGTGAACGTCCAGCCCCATTCCGGCTCCCAGGCGAACATGGCGGTCTACATGTCCCTGATGAGCCCCGGCGACACGATGCTCGGAATGAACCTCTCGCACGGGGGACATCTGACCCACGGAAGCGGGGTCAACTTCTCGGGGAAGCTGTACAACGTGATCCCCTACGGCGTTCGCGAGGACACGGAGACCATCGACTTCGACCAGGTTCGGGACCTGGCGCTCAAGCACCGTCCGAAGCTGATCGTCGTCGGGGCGTCCGCCTACCCCCGGAGGATCGACTTCGCGGCGTTCCGGAAGATCGCCGACGAGGCCGGCTGCATGGTGATGGCCGACATCGCCCACATCGCCGGGATGGTCGCGGTCGGCCTGCACCCGAGCCCCGTTCCCCACTGCGAGTTCGTGACCACGACGACCCACAAGACGCTCCGTGGCCCCCGCGCCGGGATGATCCTGTGCCGGGAGGACATGGCGAAGAAGCTCAATTCCGCCATCTTCCCCGGGATCCAGGGCGGCCCGCTGATGCACGTGATCGCGGCGAAGGCGGTGGCGCTCAAGGAGGCGATGGCGCCGGAGTTCAAGGAGTACCAGGCGCAGATCCTGCGAAACGCGGAGGCGATGGCGCGCACGCTGGTGAAACGCGGCCACAAGCTGGTGTCCGGAGGGACCGACAACCACCTGATGCTCGTGAACCTGAAGGACACGCCGCTGACCGGCAAGGAGGGGGAGGAGGCGCTGGAGCGGGTCGGGATCACCGTGAACAAGAACACGGTTCCCTTCGAGACGCGCAGCCCCTTCGTCACCAGCGGCGTCCGGATCGGCACGCCCGCGCTCACCACCCGCGGGATGAAGGAGCCGGAGATGGAGCGGATCGGGAACTGGATCGCGGATGTTCTGGCGGCCCCGGCGGACGCCGCCGTGCAGAAGCGGGTGTCGGCGGAAGTCCGCGATCTGTGCGGCTCCTTCCCGCTCTACGCCTCGCGCCTCGTCGGGGCGTAGTGCATCGGGGGGGGAAGGTGAAGGCGGGAACGCGCGCCCGGCCCGACTGGGACACCTATTTCATGGACATGGCGAAGCTCGCCGCCCGGAGGTCGTCCTGCCTTCGGCGCGCGGTTGGCGCGGTCCTGGTGAAGGACCGG is a window encoding:
- the plsX gene encoding phosphate acyltransferase PlsX, whose translation is MKIAVDAMGGDHAPREVVRGAVLAAREYSLSLILVGQEDRIRQELAGIDSSGAAIEVVHASEVVEMCDVPGKALRKKKDSSIRVGLSLVSAGKASSFVSAGNSGAVMAGGLLILRRIRGVDRPAIGATIPTPHGPIVLIDAGANVDCKPAHLLQFGHMGEAYSRKILGIAGPRVAVVSIGEEDSKGTDLTRDTCDLFRKTGLRFVGNLEGRDFFCGKADVFVCDGFVGNVALKTMEGMVQALGTFLKSEIRKSTMAQVGALLAERALRTVRSRMDYAEYGGAPLLGVRGGVVICHGSSDERAIKNAIRAAGSLARAGVGDEIARSIASRGHAPATPAAQP
- a CDS encoding ketoacyl-ACP synthase III, yielding MGSKIIGLGMHAPPKRLTNTDLEKMVETNDSWITERTGVKSRRIAELGAANSDIALEASRKALADAGVKADDIDLIVVGTCTPDMPLPSTACFLQMKLGARNAFALDLNAACSGFLYALSVADSLIRAGRGKKALVLGSEILSSITDYTDRATCILFGDGSGAVVLSECPDGEGVLSCHLHSDGNLWELIHCPGGGTVHPLTPDLISRRMIYIRMMGNETFKHAVTKLGEVSLKALSHNGYRVDDVALFIPHQANLRIITAVGKRIGIPPERVFVNLEKYGNTSAASVPIALAEAKAQGRIRPGDLVLLAAFGAGLTWGSALVRM
- the fabD gene encoding ACP S-malonyltransferase, giving the protein MGIALLFPGQASQFPGMGKDLHDAYAAAREVFLEASDALSLDVAALCFRGTEEELRRTENTQPAIFTVSVAAFRALSAETGIRPLCAAGHSLGEYSALVAAGALPLREAVRALRSRGRYMQDAVPAGEGAMAAIIGLPPEKVEEACRAGSALGVVSAANFNGGDQIVISGGGKAVAAACEAAKAAGAKRALPLPVSAPFHCALMEPAAGRLAPELRAIPQGTFRFPVVANVTAAPYAEGDPVAETLVRQITAPVRWEESVRAMLGMGATAFLEVGPGKVLSGLVRRIAKDAAAAAFCGPADLGAARAIAG
- the fabG gene encoding 3-oxoacyl-[acyl-carrier-protein] reductase codes for the protein MRLSGKVALVTGSARGIGRSIAELFSAEGATVVVNDVGSDAGARETLSALTAAGGKGSVEMFDVSDAAQVDAGVKNILEAHGRIDVLVNNAGITKDNLLLRLSEDDFDAVLRVNLKGTYLLTRTVTRHMMKQRSGRVINLSSVVGMMGNAGQSNYAAAKAGIIGFTKATARELASRNITVNAIAPGFIRTAMTAALPEAVQKAFMAQIPLGRFAEPREVAELALFLASDASSYITGQVVGINGGMYM
- the acpP gene encoding acyl carrier protein, yielding MSVDKRVREIVAEQLERDVNEVTNEASFIDDLGADSLDIVELVMKMEEEFGIEIPDEEAEKIKTVNDVVQYITAHKK
- the fabF gene encoding beta-ketoacyl-ACP synthase II; amino-acid sequence: MRRVVVTGLGAVTPLGIGVAPTWEAALAGKSGIGRITRFDAKDFSTTIAAEVKGFQPEDFIDRKEIKRMDPFIHYAMAAAHMAMEDAGLVIDPALAPKAGVYLGSGLGGLSSLERYHKAYLLEGGPRKISPFFIPMLISNLAPGHIAMRYGAKGPNITTTTACAASSHAIGEGMHAVRSGICDVVIAGGAEATITPLGLGGFCSMKALSDRNDDPETASRPFDKDRDGFVMGEGSAILVLEELAHARNRGAKIYAEVRGYGASADAHHVTAPAPGGEGAVRAMAAALADGGVPADAVDYINAHGTSTPYNDLYETMAIRTVFGARAKEIPVSSTKSMTGHLLGAAGAIEGMFCSLAIRDGVIPPTMNYKTPDPECDLDYVPNAARRQPVRFALSNSFGFGGTNSVLLFGRFEE